The window ACGCACAAGACCTGCAGATGGATTGTTGTAGGACCGAGCAGAAGGTGGTGCTGATCCAGGTAAACTAGAACCAGAACCAGAACCATACACTTGTTGTCTCTGTTGGCCAATACCTGCATGACTCGTCCCTGTCCCGTTGTTGTTGATTTGACGACCACCAGACAAATCACTCCTACCATGTTGCTCAAAACTAGAGCCAGAACCAAACACTTGTTGTCTCTGTTGACCAACAAGACTTGTCCCTGTCTCAGTGCTGTTGATTTGACGAGCACTACTCACATCACTCCTACCGTGTTGCTCATAACTACTGTTACCAGCGTCTCCTCCTTGCTGTTCATTAGCCTTTCGCCCTCGCGCATGATCTCCAATAATATCAGACTTAGTTGTAATCACTTCCAATTGCGCAATAACAACAATCCtaacatcaaacaaaacaaaacaaagatccAAACTTTAATAAACCTTATTCCACAACTAATTATCATTCAACAAATACAAATCAAACAAGCAGGCCAAAGTGACTTACTTTTTCTTCTGGATCTCACTACAGACGAAATGATCGAGCCTAAGGATAGAACCAACTTGAAGAACCCCATCTTTGACAAGAGGGTTGAGAGTAATCCCAAGCATCCCTTGAATAAAGGCCGTCCCGTCTGATAACAAGACTCTAATCCGCTCCTTGGACGGTTCTTGCTGAGCCGTGAACAGCTTCAATTCCGTCACTTGAAGAACCGGCTTCATGTGTTCATGGTTCTTCACTGTATCGTTTCTTATCATCTCGATTACCCCCGCCGTCAGAATCTCCCCCATCGAATTCGATTTGACCCACAACCGGAAAACGAGAAAAGGATTGAACTTTATGAATCAATTCGAAAATTGAGGAGAGGGTTGGGAAGGGAAGGGGAAGATTTGGATTAAAAACGGTGAAGAAAACTTTTGAGAAGCCCTAGAGAGTGGAAAGGTGCGAACTTTACGCTccgatagagagagagagagggaaactGAAAAGGTTCGTAATTGCATATATGCTCTTCTCAAAATTCCCTTGCAAGCTTCGTTAGGCCCATTAAGTTATGGATAGGCCCATTTACAGGCCTATAAAGCAAATAAAAACACTTGCTTAGCAAGTGTGCTGCTGAGTCAGCCAGATATCTGATCTCACCAATCACATTCACATTGAACACCTCTTGTctgaaaaaaaacattattttaattttattcacaACTAAAACTGTCGCGACGACAAGAGAATCAAAGAAAGGGCAATAAAAATCAACCGATTTGATTTTTCCGGTGAACCGTCGTGGTTTTCATGTTTCGATCACTGTGAAAGAAATGGATATTCGCTCTGATTAAACTCAccggcgaagaagaagaagaaagcttaAATGGATTCAGAAGAAACGGCGTCGTCTGTGACGAAGAATCAAAAGAGAGTTTTCTCTACGTTAGCTTTGCGATTCTGTACAGCGATAGTTTTCTCGATcatcggcttcttcttcttatcgTTTCTATTTGGGATCTTAGTGATTCTACTCAGCGAATTgtgggtttcttcttcttcctcctctgccTCTCTTGTTTCCCGCTGCAAAATCGTCTCCAGCTGTAAGTTAAAGCTATAACCTTTTTTGGTAACTCCATCATTAAATGAATGATAGGTTCTTCTTAGTTTGTAGTACAAATGATCTATGAGTAGTTTGAGACTGAAAGTTATCACATTGATTTAGTTTGTTAACTCGAGTAATTTTGAGTTTtggtgaagaaagagaaggctTTTATAGATGAGAAGGAAGTGAAACTGATGTTGGTCTTACTTGCTTTTTTGGATGTAGCGGTTGATCTTAGGTCGTCCAAAGTGTGCAAGATTGGACTTTTGAACATCAAAGAACAACATGTGTTTTACCCTTTTGAGAGAGATAAATTCAGATGTCGCTATGATTACTATTGGGCTTCTGTCTTCAAGGTCACACTTCTTTCTCCTCTGAATTTGTCTCTAAGGTTTAAGCCATTGTTTATCTTTTGGTTATGAGTAAAACGCCATTCATGTACGCAGGTAGAGTATACAGATCACTTAATGGGTCAAACAAGGTTAGCCTTCTCAGAAGCACCTAATAAAGCTCTTCCTCCTGAGTGCAGACCTAACTTTGGTGCCGCTTTGCTTACCAAAGACAACTTCAAGGCAAGGTTCTTTTCATCATATACAGATACTTAGACTGGAATACACTTTGTTCTCTATCTCACTGTGTTTTGGATTacaatcatttttttgtttcgtCCAGGTGAATGAAACTTATGACTGCTGGTACACACTAGGGATTCCAAAAATCAAGCTTTATATGGATGGCTTTTTCGGTTGCCAAGCAGATGATCTGTCTTTCACCGACATTTTTAAACAATACGCTGTCTTGTAAGCTCATAAGCCTTCTTTTCTTTATTAATGTTGGAGTTTCAATCTTTATGCATTTCATCATCACTAAGCTTAGGAAGCTTGTCTGTTTAGTTTCTCAGTCTTGTCTTGTTATTGATCATCATTCCACTTGGTTTTCTTTTCTCCAGATTCTCTAAATTGTTACGGTCGTGGTTAAGTGTAAATGGAAGGCGGAAGTACTGGAGATATGATGTGATCGCTGGCATTGTATCTGGCTTCTCAACTTCCATAATCACGGTCTTCATTGTAAGCATCTTGAGACATGCGAAATCTTGGTTCCCTCGAGCTTGCTGTTCAGTTAGAAGCCAGCTTTCTAAAGTGAACCTCTTGGTGCAAGTGAAGCGTGCTTGTTTGGTTGTTGTTTACTTCTCCATCCTAGGGTGGATGGTTACACAATACTTGAAaattctagagagagagagagagagagagagagagagagagttgttaTGTAATGATTCGTATGTAATCTTATCCAGCAAAAGAAAGCAATGCAGAGAACAgctttgattgattgattgattagcTAAAAACGATCAGTTACTAGAGAGTATGATGGATGTTACAAGACGTTTCAAGTAGAAATTTCCGATGGAATAGTGTGAAGTTTCATTGTTTGGttcctcagtttcttcatttTGATCAAGCTTATCAGTGTCCTGAAGATAGTGTAGAGCAACTTTTGGCTTTTGCGATTTCGAAGAAGCattttctttctcctcttcatcGTCACATCTTCAAAATCCCTTTCTTTTCAAATCCTTGTTATCTCCTTCAATATCACAACTCTCTGGTTTCACTTCTGTCTTTTTCGGTTTCTCTTTTTCACATTCTTCAAGGAAACTCCCTAAAGACAATAGAGTTCTCACAACTTCCAAGTGTCCCCTTTGGGAAGCAAAGTGAATGCCAAAAAAATGGTTTAGAGGAAGAGAGTGATAGATTATTGAATTGGTGTTAAATTAGTGAATCACATAAGTATATCAATGAATTACATCTCAACTGAAACAGATAAACATTTTGCTCTCATGAATatttcctttctttttctttttagattCTATAAAAcaggaaaagagaaaaaaataaatagtgtggaagtgattaaaaaaaaaccgtGCCAATAAACGTCTTCTACTACATCTTAAGCCAGCGACAAACTAAGATCTTCTCGAGACTGTGATCTCCAGCTTTGGAGACGCATTTGACTCCTGCGAGGTGAGGACCAAAAGGAACTACTACCGTCAACTTGCATTTCTCCTAAGCTATCAGAAGAATAACTATGCATAACGCTGCTGCTCGATGAGTACAATGAAGAAGACTCCATGAGTTGTATGCTGCTTCCAAAACTAAATGGCCTATGCGGTGAACTCCTCACTGTTGGACTCAACGGTGTCTTCACCCCTGAATGAAAAAGGAATCAATATCTTCAAGAACATGCCATAACTCAAAGATTATGCAAATTGAATTACCTGGGCTCATAGGACCCCATCGCTGGAACTTGAAGGGATATGGTATGTTAAGGGAAGCGCTACTGTGTCTAAAAAGTGGGAGATATGACTTTCTAAAGAATCTTGGCATACAGTTGAGAAGCAGAAGCAATGAGACGAGCAAACCATATATAAGGGCTATTGGGTTTATCTTCATGCTCAGAGTCTCATAGCTCTTTAGTCCCAATGTAGAAGAAGATAGAGCCTTCCCTGCTTCCAAAAGAGCTACTCCGAGTGTCCAAGTTATACTCCCAGACCCAATTACGATTTGCTTATCCGTTATATACAAACCTTCTCGTAACAGGGAGACTATGTACGGTGCTCTAAAGCAGTACTGTTCAATGAAAGGCTGTGGAGAAACACTGGTTCTGGTTACTTGCCAAGCCTTTTCACAAAAATCCCTTCCCCTTTCCAAGACATCGTCAAGGGAAGCTTCAACGCTTAGATTGAAAAACCGGTAGACCACGAAGAATCCGGATACAGCGTAGAACTGACCGTGGGGACGCGGGTAGCCATCAGGAAGGGCACAAGGCTGCAAGTCACAATCAGCTCCATGTTCCGTGTTTGACCACTCAGAGCTATTAACAACAATTTTTGCTAGAGCGCTGCACTCTCCCCAGTTTGGAGCACCAACGAGCTTGATAGGAACTCCTGTCTTCCCATTTTTACGTCGTCGGACACTGGGAGCACACTGAGAACATATATACTGTCCCTTGTATCCAGAATTCAAACAAGGATGTTTCATCTCCAGTTTTCCTCCAATCAAATCAGATTTATTGACATATGTCTGCCTCTTTATCAGATTAACAACAGACCATTCAAACACATCGTTGAGACCATATCCGGCGAGAGAATACACACTAAGATGATGGTTAACCGACCCAATTCTGAGATTCAGGTTGGTCTCATTATGCGTTTGCTCCTCGTTCTCAAACGTTACCTGCAACGATGAGCCGCCTAAGTCAAGTGCACCAAAGGTTGCCTTCTTTGGAACGGCTCCTAACATGCTCGTTTGGTAATTAAGAGCCGTCCATCCAAAATAAGCTTCCTATGTACCACTGATGATCTTAACCCACTCCCTCCTACAAGTGAAGGGAGACTTCGCCAGTACAAACCACACATTACCCAGAAGCCAGCTTGAATCAGTAGCACGGAGCCTCCTTACACCCGCTGTTGCATATACAAAGAGAGACGTGGTTCTATGAGCATGCTTGGGGATTTGCTTCTCTGCCCACTGGATAAGCGGCTTTATAGCAGTTTTCAACCCCGATCTGTTGTTGACAAGCTTGTCAAACCCAGGTTCTGTCTCCATCCGATCGTAAGCACGGCCACTAGTCTTTCTAGAAAAACCTTCCGTCAGAGACTTCATAACAATGGGAAGACTACTAACTTTCCTGTAATTTATAGATGCCCGATAGACATAAGCACGAGTCCCTGTGCTTCCGCAGTCAAACACAACATAGTATCTTGACCCCCCGCGAGACCAGTTTGTATAAACATACATGGAGACTATATCCACCAGAAAAGCAAACAGAACCAAGCACATAAGGATCATAACCGCACGGACCCATTTACGCCAGCTCCTAGATGGATTGCTCCCATTAGGGAGACCTCCCTTGTCCTTGGAGAAACTAGACCCATTTTTTCCCCATGTTATGTTTTGCCGAGCGAGAATGGCTTCTTCAGGATCAAAGCCGTGATAGGAAGAGAAGTCTTGGAGAGACGCTGAGTGTCTCAAACCATTCTTTCGTCCACTACTACCAAAACTGATGGAATCTGGCGCTGAGGTCCCGTCTACATTGGGAGTAGGCATATATGGAAGAGAAGGTTGTGTAGCAGCTCCAAACTGATTCGAAGCAGCAGTGAATAGTTGAGTGATCCTACCAAAAAACATGTCTCTCTGCTACACTCAAAGCCTACTTGGAGACGGCACAATAAGACATTTAAAAGAGTCAAAACTAGGTTCGAAGCTCAACAACGTCTTCAGATGTGAACTgcacaaatcaaatcaaacgcATTCTACATTAGATAGaaccacaaaaaaaatcaaaactttctaCAGTTTAATCGAGCGATCTTCAGTAAAAACCAACACTGAAATGATTTCGAAAGTTAGGGTACGGTACCAGAAAGAAAGAGGCATTGGCGAACACGGACGAGCCACCGTCAAAGCATTTTCCCAGCACTAGATCTACGAAGCACAAAGCTATTCTACGAATTGTTCTACAAGAGAATCTAGAATCTCCGGCAGATCTGAGGAGGAGTATCGGTGCTGAAACCACGACTCACACCAGAGGAAACAAAGACGAAGAGAACGATCTCTATGGCTTTGTTTCCTTCTCTATGTAGAAAGCGTCTTGCTCAATTTTCCATATCTGGGGAATATTTGGAACATCTGAAAACATTTGGGGTTGAAACGTAAATAAAGCCTTCTTTAGTtccttttttctaaaatattattgCAATGCTGGGCCCATAATTTGACCGACCCAAGCCCAATATAAAGCGAATCGGGTCAAACCTGTCGGAAACTGACAATCCAGAGAAGCCCTAACATAATAGCTTTTCGTGTCACTTGGACAAGGCATAACTCCAAGGCGCGTGTGCTCTCTCTCTCCGCTGGTTCCTTTAAAAAATCGACACACGCTTCTTCACCTCCATCATCCTCGAAGCTCAGCTCAATCTGAATCTCTCGATTATCTCAGGTCCCTCTCTCTCCGTTGAACCTTTTGATTGCAAGTTCATATGATTCTCCATATCCTCTGGGGGTTCTCGATTGATTCACTGTTAAGTCTTTACATCTAAATTTTATCGAAAGCGTCGATCTTTCTTCAAAATAACTTCTGAttacgtaaaaaaaaaatgtttatagatTATTTGGTCTTTTTATCACTCTTTGTTTTTGATACTTTGGAAAGTGTCAACCTTTGTAGCTGTTTAGATGATTTAtctggaagaaaaaaaattgcttCACCTTTTTATTCGAAATACTGAATTTACGTTTATCCAAGCGTTAAATGAATAGTGTGTTCTGCTATCAGATTGTGTATTTAAATATGCTGAATCTTCATCAGGCAGTTAAACTTTTGGTATTGCTTATTTATTTAGAAGATCTTTGAGAGATGGCAGATCGATTGACACGTATTGCTATCGTGAGTTCAGACCGTTGCAAGCCAAAGAAATGTCGCCAAGAGTGTAAGAAGAGCTGTCCTGTGGTCAAGACAGGTACTTTTTTGGAAAGTGTTTGCTCTACTTTGATTGATTGCTTGTGTCACCACTCTTTGCATATGCGTAGTGACTTCGTAGTGGTTAGGCGACGTGTGAAGCCATAAGTTTGTAACTTCATTACTACTGACTTGATATGTTTTGTGATCACTCTAAAAATTTTAGTGCCACTTATACAGTTACTTATGTTTATCGTAGGAAAACTTTGTATTGAGGTGACTGTTGGTTCCAAGCTTGCTTTCATCTCAGAGGAGTTGTGCATTGGTTGCGGTATTTGCGTGAAGGTATGTCTGTATATACCATTTCTGTTACCGAATACATACCTATGTACATTTAACCATAACTGGGACGCTTAATACTTTATGTTGTTGTACAATGGCAGAAATGTCCATTTGAAGCTATTCAGATTATCAATCTTCCCAGAGACTTAGAGAAAGACACGACCCATCGTTATGGTGTAAACACATTCAAGTTGCACAGGTTTGTTTATCTTTTATGTGTTCCTTTGACAAAAACTGATTCCTCTCCTAGTTTTAAGACAATGTAAACGCTGTCTTTGCCCCTAGGCTTCCAGTTCCAAGGCCAGGGCAGGTCCTAGGGTTGGTTGGGACAAATGGTATTGGCAAATCAACCGCTTTGAAAATTTTGGCAGGAAAGCTCAAACCAAACTTGGGCCGTTTCACTGTAATAGTCTCTCCTGTCCTGAGTTTCTGAATTTTTGTCTGAAAATTACATCTCTGGAGTCTTGACTAGttgatttataataatttcTCCTTCTTGTGCAGAATCCTCCAGACTGGCAAGAAATCTTGACTCACTTCCGTGGTTCTGAACTTCAAAACTACTTCACCCGTATTCTTGAAGATAATCTAAAGGTATAATTGTAAATTGACCTTTCATTGAATGACATAAATTGAGATTTTGGTGTCCACGACAGGCCATTATAAAGCCTCAATATGTCGACCACATCCCAAAAGCTGTGCGAGGCAACGTTGGAGAGGTCCTTGACCAGAAGGACGAGAGAGATAAGAAGGCGGAGCTCTGTGCTGATCTGGAGCTGAACCAGGTCATTGATCGTGACGTTGAGAATTTATCTGGTGGAGAGCTGCAGAGGTTTGCTATCGCTGTTGTTGCCATACAAAACGCTGAGATATACATGTTTGATGAGCCGTCTAGTTACCTTGATGTTAAGCAAAGACTCAAAGCTGCTCAAGTCGTCCGTTCCCTCCTTAGGCCTAataggtttttgtttttttttttccatcttctGATTATTTTGGTATAGAATAAAGCTACTTACGgttattttcctttttcttccAGCTATGTCATTGTGGTGGAGCATGATCTCAGTGTTCTTGACTACTTGTCGGATTTCATTTGCTGTCTGTATGGGAAACCAGGAGCCTACGGTGTTGTGACTCTCCCCTTCTCTGTCAGAGAAGGAATCAACATTTTCTTGGCTGGATTCGTTCCCACAGAGAATCTACGTTTTAGAGAAGAGTCGCTGACCTTCAAGGTAAACTTCTTTCTTTTGATGGTGATGTCGCTTCACAACGGTAGTCAACATTGTTTCCTTAATGAGTTCTTCTTTTGTTGGAAGGTTGCTGAGACTCCACAAGAAAGTGCTGAAGAAATACAGTCGTACGCTAGGTACAAGTACCCAACCATGACCAAAACTCAAGGAAACTTCAGGTTGAAAGTGACGGAATGTGAATTCACCGACTCTCAGATTATTGTTATGCTTGGGGAGAATGGTACTGGGAAGACGACATTTATCCGGATGCTGGTATATTCTCTTCCTCCGTTATAATCCTCTCTTTTGTTTAAGAGTTTCAGACTCCTAAACTTGTATTAATTGGTAAAAATTTTAACAGGCGGGTTTGTTAAAACCAGACGAGACAGAAGAATCAGACATAGAGATACCAGAATTCAATGTTTCTTACAAGCCACAAAAGATCAGCCCCAAGTTTCAGAATTCTGTTAGGCACTTGCTACATCAAAAGATTCGGGATTCTTACATGCATCCTCAGTTTGTGTCGGACGTGATGAAGCCGCTTCAGATTGAGCAGTTGATGGATCAGGAAGTTGTCAATCTCTCTGGAGGAGAGCTGCAAAGGGTTGCATTAGCTCTGTGCCTCGGAAAGGTGAGTATCTTGTGTTGgaagtttatttttctttgtctcTCAGTGATCTCATGCATACACAAACTTTTGTGCAGCCTGCGGATATATACCTGATTGATGAGCCAAGTGCATACCTCGATTCAGAGCAACGTATTGTGGCTTCTAAAGTCATTAAGCGGTTCATTCTCCATGCAAAGAAAACTGCATTTATAGTCGAGCATGACTTTATAATGGCTACCTATTTAGCCGACCGGGTCATTGTCTATGAAGGACAGCCATCCATTGATTGTGTTGCAAATTGTCCTCAGTCACTACTCAGTGGAATGAATCTCTTCCTCTCTGTAAGTCTCCTATACTCTTATACACTCATGAGCAAGCGAAACATGACCTAATGTTTGGTGCTAATGATTTCTATTTCTTGCAGCATCTGAACATCACCTTCAGACGGGATCCCACAAATTTCAGACCAAGAATCAACAAACTAGAGTCGACTAAAGACAGGGAGCAAAAGTCTGCTGGCTCATACTACTACTTGGACGATTAAGACAACTACCGTGAGGTTCTTAATCTCTAAAATACCAATGTTGTTTTTATCAATCACACAGcatttgatgagaaccaatatCTGAAATGTTTGTTCTCTATTTATTTCCTTTATGGATTCACAGAACTAGGGCATGATCTGGATATAgaaacattgtctgaatcccaTGAAGGTCTTTCGCTCTGAGGAAATTGATCTATGAGCTCGCAACCATCTTTTTCCGAGGTCCTAAGGAGATGTTTCTCTTCTCAAGCTTTTGATTGTCAGTTCAGTTTTGCTACTCAGATTTTGCTGTATACTTGGCaaggttttttattacatgAGCAATAAAACTCTTTGATCTTTTTAACTATATGTACTTTCTTTACTGTTGTAATgttattatttagattttacaaGGAATCTACTGCCTATTACTATTTTATCTACTTCTCACAAAGCCTAAACTAATCACTGATATATGAAACTTTCAAGAAACATTATCCTACAATCCTACACTAACGTCAATACTACTGTAACCAGGAAGCTTCTTTAATGCTTTATCCTCCACTGTCTTACGTAGCCGCGCAGCTTCT of the Brassica rapa cultivar Chiifu-401-42 chromosome A03, CAAS_Brap_v3.01, whole genome shotgun sequence genome contains:
- the LOC103861038 gene encoding uncharacterized protein LOC103861038, giving the protein MDSEETASSVTKNQKRVFSTLALRFCTAIVFSIIGFFFLSFLFGILVILLSELWVSSSSSSASLVSRCKIVSSSVDLRSSKVCKIGLLNIKEQHVFYPFERDKFRCRYDYYWASVFKVEYTDHLMGQTRLAFSEAPNKALPPECRPNFGAALLTKDNFKVNETYDCWYTLGIPKIKLYMDGFFGCQADDLSFTDIFKQYAVLFSKLLRSWLSVNGRRKYWRYDVIAGIVSGFSTSIITVFIVSILRHAKSWFPRACCSVRSQLSKVNLLVQVKRACLVVVYFSILGWMVTQYLKILERERERERERELLCNDSYVILSSKRKQCREQL
- the LOC103861039 gene encoding probable apyrase 7, giving the protein MLGAVPKKATFGALDLGGSSLQVTFENEEQTHNETNLNLRIGSVNHHLSVYSLAGYGLNDVFEWSVVNLIKRQTYVNKSDLIGGKLEMKHPCLNSGYKGQYICSQCAPSVRRRKNGKTGVPIKLVGAPNWGECSALAKIVVNSSEWSNTEHGADCDLQPCALPDGYPRPHGQFYAVSGFFVVYRFFNLSVEASLDDVLERGRDFCEKAWQVTRTSVSPQPFIEQYCFRAPYIVSLLREGLYITDKQIVIGSGSITWTLGVALLEAGKALSSSTLGLKSYETLSMKINPIALIYGLLVSLLLLLNCMPRFFRKSYLPLFRHSSASLNIPYPFKFQRWGPMSPGVKTPLSPTVRSSPHRPFSFGSSIQLMESSSLYSSSSSVMHSYSSDSLGEMQVDGSSSFWSSPRRSQMRLQSWRSQSREDLSLSLA
- the LOC103861041 gene encoding ABC transporter E family member 2; amino-acid sequence: MADRLTRIAIVSSDRCKPKKCRQECKKSCPVVKTGKLCIEVTVGSKLAFISEELCIGCGICVKKCPFEAIQIINLPRDLEKDTTHRYGVNTFKLHRLPVPRPGQVLGLVGTNGIGKSTALKILAGKLKPNLGRFTNPPDWQEILTHFRGSELQNYFTRILEDNLKAIIKPQYVDHIPKAVRGNVGEVLDQKDERDKKAELCADLELNQVIDRDVENLSGGELQRFAIAVVAIQNAEIYMFDEPSSYLDVKQRLKAAQVVRSLLRPNSYVIVVEHDLSVLDYLSDFICCLYGKPGAYGVVTLPFSVREGINIFLAGFVPTENLRFREESLTFKVAETPQESAEEIQSYARYKYPTMTKTQGNFRLKVTECEFTDSQIIVMLGENGTGKTTFIRMLAGLLKPDETEESDIEIPEFNVSYKPQKISPKFQNSVRHLLHQKIRDSYMHPQFVSDVMKPLQIEQLMDQEVVNLSGGELQRVALALCLGKPADIYLIDEPSAYLDSEQRIVASKVIKRFILHAKKTAFIVEHDFIMATYLADRVIVYEGQPSIDCVANCPQSLLSGMNLFLSHLNITFRRDPTNFRPRINKLESTKDREQKSAGSYYYLDD